The genomic DNA CTCTATATCAGTAGCAAGTTCATAATAATTCCACATAAGCTCATCTGATATAGACATTACCTTTCCAAACATATCATTAGGCGTTTCTCTAAGTCCTATATAATTTCCTAATGATTTCGACATTTTTTCCACACCATCAAGTCCTACTAATATTGGAGTCATCATACAAACTTGTTGTTCTTGACCTGCATTTTTTTGAAGGTCTCTTCCTCTTAGTAAATTAAATTTTTGTTCTGTTGCTCCAAGTTCTATATCTGCTTCTATTGCTACTGAATCATATCCTTGTAATATAGGATACATAAATTCTACAAGTGAAACTGGTTTCCCAGCTTCAAGTCTTTTAGCAAAATCTTCTCTTTGTATCATTTGCGCTACTGTAAATTGTGATAAAAGTTTTAATGTATCTTCTAATGTTAGTTTTTCTAACCAATCACCATTATATACTACTTCTATTTTATCAAGATCTAATATTATTTGTACTTGATCAAGCCATCCTTTTATATTTTTAGCTATTTCTTCTGAAGTAAGCATTTTTCTTGTTTCTGACTTTCCTGTTGGATCTCCTATTTTAGCCGTAAATGAACCTATTAAAAATTTTACTCTATGTCCTAATTCTTGAAATTTTTTTAATTTTCTAAGTTGTACAGCATGCCCAATATGTAAATCACTTCCTGTTGGGTCAACTCCTAATTTTACAACTAATGGTTTATTATTTTTTATTGAATTTCTTAATTTGCTTTTAAACTCTTCTTCTGAAATTAAATCTTCTACTCCTCTTGTAAGTATTTTAAACTGTCTTTCCACCTCTTTTTCGATATCTACCATACTTCTATCCTCCTAATTTTTTTATAAAAAAAAGCTCATAGGCACACTATGAGCTAATAATTTATTTATTTTCATAGAAATCCCTACACTTATGGCTATTATTTTTTATTAATTTTATTATAATAATAGCTATAATAATAATTTCTGTGCATATTAGACTCCTTTTTACTGATTTTTCTAGATTATATCATATTTTTTTATTCTATACAAGTGTTTCGAACTTTAGCATTTTTATACCTTTATAATTTTCTTTTTTTATATATTTAAAACCTATACTTTGAAAAACTTTTATTGAAATTTCATTTTCAGGAATAATATAAGAAATAAATCTATTTATATTATATTTTTGTTTATATACATTTAATACAGTTTTTAATATAGTTTTAGCATATCCCTTTCCTCTTATTTTTTTTATTAAATATATATTCACTATATTTTTATTCTCTATTCTTATCTCACCTAAATAATAATTTTTACTGTCAAGAATCAAATATATTATATATGATTTATCTAAAAGCTTTGTTTCATAGTTATGTTTGTACTCTTTTTCTAATTTATTATAGTCATTAATAAAATTTTTTTCTAAAAATTTTTTATTGATATTATCAAATATAATTTCTATATCTAATATATTAGCTTCTCTAAAATAAAATATTTCATTATTTATTTTTATTTTTCTTTTAGTTTCTACACTATCTATCATTAAAAATCCCTAACCTTTTAACTCATTTAATTCTAATTCTATCTCTTCCCATTGTGTCATTTTTTCTAATATTTCTTCTTCAAGCTTATCTAATTTTTCTTGATAATCTAATAGTTTAGATACATCGTTTATTTTCCCCGCTTCATCAAATTTTTCTTGAATTTTATCTTTTTTTAACTCTAATTCCTCAAGCTCTTTTTCTATTTGTTCAAATTTTTTTTCTAAAGAATTTATTCTATTTTTTATTCTCTTTTGCTCTTCATAATCATTATTTTTTTCTTTCTCATTTTCTACATTATTTTTTTTAAATTCTTTATAGCTATCATAGTTTCCATTAAAATATGTTGCACCATTTTCATGAACTTCATATATTTTATTTACAGTATTTTCTAAAAAGTATCTATCATGTGACACTACTATAATTGTTCCATCATAATCTTCCAAAGCCTCTTCTAAAACTTCTCTAGAATATATATCTAAGTGATTTGTTGGCTCATCTAATATCAAAACATTTGGCTTTTGTAAAATAAGCTTCATAAAACTTACTCTTGCTCTTTCTCCACCACTTAATTTAGCTATTTTTTTCTCTATTTTCTCTTCGTCAAATAAGAATCCTCCTGCTATTCTTCTCGCCTCTTCTTCACTTAATGAAAATGAATACATTAATTCATCTAATACTCTATAATCAAAGGATAAATTTGCATGTTCTTGATCATAATAAGCTATATCTAATTTCTCTCCTCTTTCAATAGTTCCACTAGTAAATGTATCTTTTTCTACTAGTATTCTAAGAAGAGTTGACTTTCCTACACCATTTTTCCCTATTATTCCTATTCTATCTCCTCTATAAATATCTAGATCTAGATTTTGAAATAACAATTTATCATTAAACTCTTTTTTTAACCTTTTTATTTTAAAAATTTTATCAGTACTAAGTCTAGCAGACTCAAATTTTAATCTCATCTTTCTTATATTTATTACTGGATTTTCCATTTTTTCCATTCTATCTAATAATTTTTGTCTTCCTCTAGCTTGTTTTGCCTTTACTCCTGCTTTATATCTTCTTACAAATTCTTCCATTTTTTTTAATTTTTCTTGTTCTTTTTCAAATGATTTTACCGCACCACTTAAATAAGCTTCTTTTTGGATTATATAATCACTAAAATTCCCATTATAAATATTAATTTTTTTATTTTCTAATTCATAAATTTTATTTACTACATTATCTAAAAAATATCTATCATGTGATATAAGTATAAATGCTCTATTATAAGATTGTAAAAATTTTTCTAACCATTCTATTGCATTTATATCTAAATGATTTGTAGGTTCATCTAATATTAATAAATCAGGCTCTTGTAATAATATTTTTCCAAGCGCTACTCTTGATTTTTGTCCTCCGCTCAGATTTTCTATACATAAATTATATTGATTTTCTTCAAAATTTAATCCATTTAAGATTTGCTTTACTTTATATTCTATTGCATATCCTTCTTCTTGTTCATATTTTGTTGATAATCTTGATAATTCTTCCATTATTTCATCAAATTTTTCTATATCTACAGATAACTTTTTATTTAATTTTTGTATTTTTTTATAATCTTCTTTTAAATAATCAAACACTGACATAAGTTCATCAAATATAGTATTTTCTTCATTTAATTCAAAATGTTGCGATAAATATCCTATTTTAAGATTTCTTTTTTTATTTATAGTTCCAAATTCTTTTGTTTTTTCACTTATATCATGCGATTCTTTATCTAATAATATCTTTACTAACGTGCTTTTTCCTGCTCCATTTACACCTATAAATCCTATTTTATCTTTTTCATCTATACTAAATGATACATCACAAAATATATACGTTCCTAAAAATTGTTTATTTAAATTGTTTACTGTAAGTAATGCCATTTCTACTCCTTTTTTAATATTTACTTAATTATCTTTGATTTAAATTAATATATATTTTCCATTATTTTTAATCATTTTATTTTACCTTAATTTAAATAATGTGTCTAGAAAATAATTTTTTTATATTACATCATAAATCTTTAAAAATTATAATATTTTTCATATATTCTCTTAAAAAAAAACTAGTTTCAATATATTGAAACTAGTTTTTTTATCTATCTATTGTATCGAAAGCTAAAAGTTTATCTATATTTTTTAATTCTTTATCTTTTAATCTATTATATTCATATCTATGTACATTTATTTCTAACTTTTTCTTTAATTGACCTTCTACTGCAAATAAATTAAGATTTATTTTTAATACATTTTCATTTTTATCAAATGCATCAGCTATAGCTAAATAAAGCTCATTATATATATTATCCATATTATCATCTTTCATAACAAATCCCATTATAAGACTATCATTAGCTATTTTAAATAATGTTGGTTTTATTGATTTAAACTCTAAAACATATGCTGTTTTTAATTCCTTTACGTATTTTACTACTTCTTGTTTTTCTTTTTCTTTTATTTCTTTTTTTACTTCTTCTATTTTTAGTTTTATAATATCTTTATTTTCAGGCTCTTCTTTTAATTTTTGTTTATAATAAGCTAATTTTTCTATTTCTGATAAATTTTCTTCTATTGTTTTTTCTGTAATAACTACTGCTGCTTCTGATGTAGTTTGATTATTTTGCGTTTCTTCTGTATACACTTCTTTTTTGATGCTTTTTTGTCTATCCACCATAAGCTTTGTAGCAAATATAGTTGATATTAAGAAAAAAGCTATAACTCCAGCAATATAATATTTATATTTAAATAATATATCTTTATATTTAGAAATATCTAACTTAGGTAAATTTATTTTCTTTTTCTCTTTTAATTTAGTTTCTTGTTTTGGAACTTCTTCTTCTTCTAAATTTGGAATTTCATCCACAAATTTTAATTCTTCTAATACTTCTTCTTCATCTGGAATATCTAATATTCCATTTTCTTCATCTATTCCTATTAATAGTTTTTCTAAATCTTCTTCTGATATTTCATCTTCTGATTTTTTCTTTTCTTGGAACTCTTTGACTTCTTGAGTTTCTTCATCTATTCCTGGCATAGATATCTCATCGCTTATATCCTCTTCATCTTCAACGTTATCATCAAATATCATTTCATCTATACTTTCCATTAAATCATCATTTTCTAACTCACTATTATTTATATCTAAATCATCTTTTATTTTTTCTAACATATCTATCCCTCCAAAAACTTTTAAATATATTTTTTTTGTGTTATACTTTAAAAAAACTTAGAAAGTAGGTCAATCTATGAAATACTTTATTATATTTTTTATCCTTTTTAATTCTGTATTTTCCTTAGATTATCATCACGATGGTATATCTAATATTTTACAAGAAAAAAACAAACCCTTTTTTATAAGTATCGGTAAAGATGGTAAAATCATTTCGTGGAATTTTGAGAAAAATAAAATTATTAATGAAATTTCTTTTAATAATGGTGCTTTAAATAATATAAGTTTCTCAAAATCTAATAATTATTTTGCTATTTCAAACTATTTTGGTAAAATATTTATATTAAACAAAAATAGTTTTAATATATTAAATATTTTTAATTTTAATTCTATGAGTATTGAAAATCTTTATTTCATATCAGATTCTAAGTTACTACTAGTATACCAGAATAAAAAAATAATTTTAATAGATATTTTTAAAAAAGAAAAAATAAATGAAATAAATTTGGATTATGAAATTCTTGACTCAACTATTTATAATAATAAACTTATTGTTTTGGATAGAAATAACAAGTTTTACTTTATTAACTTAAATAATTTAAATATTGAATCAAATTTAGAGTTTCCTTCTGATAAAATTATACATAAGTTTCTTATAAATAAAAATAAGCTTTTAATATCATATAAAAATAAATTAAAACTCTATGATATTAAAACTAAAAAAATTAATAAAATTATAACTTATCTAGATATAAATATAACTTCTTTAAATTTTTATAACGATAATTATTATATTGGTTTTAATAATGGACGTATTATTAGTTATGATAAAAATTTAAATAACTCTATTTTAGACTATAAATTACATAATGACAAAATCAATAAAATTATTGAATATAAAAATAAAATTATTTCTATTTCTGATGACGCTAGCGTTATTATTTATGATAAAAATAATAATAAATTAATAAATATTTTTAATGGACTTTAGTAGGAGGACAAATGAAAAAAATTTTTTTTACAATTTTAATTATATTTTTAACAGGCTGTAGCAATATAAACAAAACTAAAAATATTGAAACCTCTGAAAAACATTTTATAGATTCTGATATTTATGACCCTCTAGAACCCTTAAATAGAAGGATTTATTATTTTAATGCTGTAATTGATAGAAACATTATTTTACCTACAGCAAAATTTTATTCTAAAATAACTCCCGATTTTTTAGAAAAAGGAATCTCTAATTTTTTTAATAATTTAAATGAAATTCCTACTATTTTAAATAGTACGTTACAATTTAAATTTGATAAAGCTTTTGTATCCTCTGAAAGATTTTTGATAAATTCAACTATTGGTTTTTTAGGATTTTTTGATATTTCTTCAAACTCCTTTAATTTAGAAAAACATAAAGAAGATTTTGGACAAACTTTAGCTTTTTATCACATTCCACAAGGTCCGTATATTATTTTACCTATACTTGGTCCATCTACTGTTAGAGATACTGTTGGTACTACATTTGAATATATATCAAAACCCTATACTGACCCTTTACAACTTATAGATTATTCACAATCAACTCCTGAAATGATATTTATTAGTTCTATAAATAAAAGAAATAATTTAAATTTTAGATATTATCAATCAGCTTCACCTTTTGAATATGATTATATTAGATTTTTGTATTTTAAAACTAGACAATTTGAAAATATCAAATAAAAAAAGACTTAGAATTAAAAAATTCTAAGTCTTTTTTTATTTATAAATTTTTTGCTTTAATGTTGCTGTAGAGGTTTTAAATCCTTTAGTTTCTATATCATTATTTTTATTATCTTCAT from Hypnocyclicus thermotrophus includes the following:
- the tyrS gene encoding tyrosine--tRNA ligase, giving the protein MVDIEKEVERQFKILTRGVEDLISEEEFKSKLRNSIKNNKPLVVKLGVDPTGSDLHIGHAVQLRKLKKFQELGHRVKFLIGSFTAKIGDPTGKSETRKMLTSEEIAKNIKGWLDQVQIILDLDKIEVVYNGDWLEKLTLEDTLKLLSQFTVAQMIQREDFAKRLEAGKPVSLVEFMYPILQGYDSVAIEADIELGATEQKFNLLRGRDLQKNAGQEQQVCMMTPILVGLDGVEKMSKSLGNYIGLRETPNDMFGKVMSISDELMWNYYELATDIELEEIAKLRKGVENGTLHPMDVKKRLGVEIVAMYHSREEGEKAREWFENVFSKKNLNVDLPEKEFSKGEIKIIDLIVKELEFCKSTSEARRMIKQGAVKIDEDQITDLNYIVKLEKDFVFRVGKKKIVKIIVK
- a CDS encoding GNAT family N-acetyltransferase, coding for MIDSVETKRKIKINNEIFYFREANILDIEIIFDNINKKFLEKNFINDYNKLEKEYKHNYETKLLDKSYIIYLILDSKNYYLGEIRIENKNIVNIYLIKKIRGKGYAKTILKTVLNVYKQKYNINRFISYIIPENEISIKVFQSIGFKYIKKENYKGIKMLKFETLV
- a CDS encoding ABC-F family ATP-binding cassette domain-containing protein, whose protein sequence is MALLTVNNLNKQFLGTYIFCDVSFSIDEKDKIGFIGVNGAGKSTLVKILLDKESHDISEKTKEFGTINKKRNLKIGYLSQHFELNEENTIFDELMSVFDYLKEDYKKIQKLNKKLSVDIEKFDEIMEELSRLSTKYEQEEGYAIEYKVKQILNGLNFEENQYNLCIENLSGGQKSRVALGKILLQEPDLLILDEPTNHLDINAIEWLEKFLQSYNRAFILISHDRYFLDNVVNKIYELENKKINIYNGNFSDYIIQKEAYLSGAVKSFEKEQEKLKKMEEFVRRYKAGVKAKQARGRQKLLDRMEKMENPVINIRKMRLKFESARLSTDKIFKIKRLKKEFNDKLLFQNLDLDIYRGDRIGIIGKNGVGKSTLLRILVEKDTFTSGTIERGEKLDIAYYDQEHANLSFDYRVLDELMYSFSLSEEEARRIAGGFLFDEEKIEKKIAKLSGGERARVSFMKLILQKPNVLILDEPTNHLDIYSREVLEEALEDYDGTIIVVSHDRYFLENTVNKIYEVHENGATYFNGNYDSYKEFKKNNVENEKEKNNDYEEQKRIKNRINSLEKKFEQIEKELEELELKKDKIQEKFDEAGKINDVSKLLDYQEKLDKLEEEILEKMTQWEEIELELNELKG
- a CDS encoding MlaA family lipoprotein, which encodes MKKIFFTILIIFLTGCSNINKTKNIETSEKHFIDSDIYDPLEPLNRRIYYFNAVIDRNIILPTAKFYSKITPDFLEKGISNFFNNLNEIPTILNSTLQFKFDKAFVSSERFLINSTIGFLGFFDISSNSFNLEKHKEDFGQTLAFYHIPQGPYIILPILGPSTVRDTVGTTFEYISKPYTDPLQLIDYSQSTPEMIFISSINKRNNLNFRYYQSASPFEYDYIRFLYFKTRQFENIK